A window of the Salarias fasciatus chromosome 7, fSalaFa1.1, whole genome shotgun sequence genome harbors these coding sequences:
- the sema3ab gene encoding semaphorin-3ab, with amino-acid sequence MGFLCGSVMLLCGVALLRTEGSGVQQTKNNVPRLKLSYKEMLESNNLVTFEGLPNSSAYHTFLLDEEKGRLVVGAKDHIFSFNLLNISKDFTQIPWTASPTRRDECKWAGKDISRECSNFIKVLQPFNQTHIYACGTGAFHPVCSYLEVGKKLEDNVFRLEPHVENGRGKSPYDPKLLTASMLIDGELYAGTSADFMGRDFAIFRTLGKHHPIRTEQHDSRWLNDPRFLGVHLIPESDNPEDDKIYLFFRENAIDGEHAGKATHARIGQLCKNDMGGHRSLVNKWTTFLKARLVCSVPGGNGIDTHFDELQDVFLMSTKDPKSPIIYAVFTTSSNIFKGSAVCMYSMTDIRRVFLGPYAHRDGPNYQWVPFQGRVPYPRPGTCPGKTFGGFDTTKDLPDEVVTFARSHPAMFNPVYPINNRPIIVKTDVDYQFTQIVVDKVEAEDGQYDVMFIGTDMGTILKVVSIPRGSWHDLEEVLLEEMTVFREPTAITAMELSTKQQQLYLGSDMGVSQMPLHRCEVYGKACAECCLARDPYCAWDGTECSRYFPMAKRRTRRQDIRNGDPLTQCSDLQQHDELNGQATLQDKTVYGVENSSTFLECSPKSQRALTYWQYQRSTDDRKQEIKSEDRFIRTEQGLLIRTLSQKDSGIYLCHAVEHGFMQTVLKVNLEVIDTERLEDLLHRDENAAAGIPSQDVSPARESPNQKLWYRDFLSLVNHPTLNSVDEFCEQVWKRERKHRKQKAQLVQQVQLHQQQQQQKVVINPHNHMHAQGLAAKWKHLQERQKGRNRRTHELERAPRSV; translated from the exons ATGGGCTTTCTTTGTGGTAGCGTTATGCTGCTGTGTGGGGTGGCTCTGCTCAGGACGGAGGGCAGCGGAGTTCAACAGACCAAGAACAACGTCCCCCGGCTAAAACTCTCCTATAAAG AAATGCTGGAGTCCAACAACCTGGTGACATTCGAAGGCCTTCCTAACAGCTCGGCTTACCACACCTTCCTGCTGGACGAGGAGAAAGGACGGCTGGTGGTGGGAGCGAAGGACCACATCTTCTCATTCAACCTCCTCAACATCAGCAAAGACTTTACACAG ATCCCTTGGACAGCGTCTCCCACCAGAAGAGATGAATGCAAGTGGGCAGGAAAAGATATTTCG AGAGAGTGCTCCAATTTCATAAAGGTGCTGCAGCCCTTCAACCAGACCCACATCTATGCGTGCGGGACGGGAGCCTTCCACCCGGTGTGCTCCTACCTGGAAGTTGGGAAGAAACTGGAG GATAATGTGTTCAGACTGGAGCCTCATGTAGAGAACGGCCGTGGGAAGAGTCCCTACGATCCCAAGCTGCTCACTGCGTCCATGCTAATTG ACGGTGAGCTGTACGCCGGGACGTCCGCTGACTTCATGGGGCGGGACTTTGCCATCTTCCGCACTCTGGGAAAGCATCATCCTATCAGAACGGAGCAGCATGACTCCAGGTGGCTGAATG ATCCTAGATTTTTGGGTGTTCATCTGATCCCGGAGAGCGACAACCCGGAAGACGATAAGATCTACCTGTTCTTCCGAGAGAACGCCATTGACGGAGAGCACGCTGGAAAGGCCACGCATGCTCGCATCGGGCAGCTCTGCAAA AATGACATGGGAGGCCACAGGAGTCTGGTGAACAAGTGGACCACCTTCCTGAAAGCTCGACTCGTTTGCTCCGTGCCCGGCGGCAATGGAATAGACACACACTTTGATGAACTCC AGGATGTTTTCCTCATGAGCACAAAGGATCCCAAGAGCCCGATTATCTACGCAGTTTTTACCACTTCCAG cAACATCTTTAAAGGCTCAGCCGTGTGCATGTACAGCATGACGGACATCAGAAGAGTGTTCCTGGGTCCGTACGCTCACAGAGACGGTCCTAATTATCAGTGGGTGCCCTTCCAGGGCCGAGTCCCCTACCCAAGGCCTGGCACG TGTCCAGGCAAGACGTTCGGTGGATTTGATACGACCAAAGATCTTCCAGACGAAGTTGTAACCTTTGCCAGAAGCCATCCGGCCATGTTCAACCCCGTCTACCCCATCAACAATCGGCCCATCATAGTGAAAACGGACGTGGACTACCAGTTCACACAGATAGTGGTGGACAAGGTGGAGGCAGAAGACGGCCAATATGATGTGATGTTCATCGGCACag ACATGGGGACGATTTTGAAAGTGGTGTCCATCCCCAGAGGCTCCTGGCACGACTTGGAAGAAGTTCTGTTGGAGGAAATGACCGTGTTCAGA GAGCCAACAGCCATTACTGCCATGGAACTTTCAACAAAACAG caACAACTGTACCTCGGCTCAGACATGGGCGTTTCCCAGATGCCCCTGCATCGCTGTGAGGTTTATGGGAAGGCCTGTGCTGAATGTTGCCTGGCAAGGGACCCGTACTGTGCGTGGGATGGCACCGAGTGCTCCAGATACTTCCCCATGGCTAAAAG gcgAACGAGGAGGCAAGATATCAGGAACGGAGACCCGCTCACACAGTGCTCGGACCTGCAACAGCACG ATGAACTGAATGGACAAGCAACACTCCAGGACAAAACGGTGTATGGTGTGGAGAACAGCAGCACTTTCCTGGAGTGTAGTCCCAAATCCCAGAGAGCCCTGACTTACTGGCAGTACCAGCGATCCACTGACGACCGCAAGCAAGAG ATCAAGTCAGAAGACCGTTTCATCCGTACGGAGCAAGGCCTCCTGATCCGAACTCTCAGCCAGAAGGACTCAGGCATCTATCTGTGCCACGCGGTGGAGCACGGCTTCATGCAGACCGTTCTGAAGGTTAACTTAGAGGTCATTGACACGGAGCGGCTGGAGGATCTCCTGCACCGCGATGAAAACGCTGCAGCCGGTATTCCCTCCCAGGATGTTTCCCCAGCCAGGGAATCTCCCAATCAAAAACTCTGGTACAGAGACTTCCTGTCTTTGGTCAATCACCCGACGCTGAACAGCGTGGACGAGTTCTGCGAGCAGGTCTGGAAGAGGGAGCGGAAGCACCGGAAGCAGAAAGCTCAGCTGGTGCAGCAAGTACAAttacaccagcagcagcagcagcagaaggttGTGATCAACCCTCACAATCACATGCATGCGCAGGGGCTGGCGGCCAAGTGGAAACACCTGCAAGAGCGGCAGAAGGGACGCAACCGCAGGACCCATGAACTGGAGAGGGCCCCCCGCAGCGTCTGA